The following nucleotide sequence is from Campylobacter sp. MG1.
CTAGTATGTTTGATAGTTGTCGTAATTTCAATCAGCCTTTAAACTTTGATACAAAAAATGTAGTAAATATGAGTTATATGTTTGATAGTTGTCGTAATTTCAATCAACCTTTAGAACTTGATACAAGAAATGTAACCAATATGAGTTATATGTTTTGGAATTGCAAAAACTTCAATCAGCCTTTAAA
It contains:
- a CDS encoding BspA family leucine-rich repeat surface protein is translated as SMFDSCRNFNQPLNFDTKNVVNMSYMFDSCRNFNQPLELDTRNVTNMSYMFWNCKNFNQPLNFDTKNVTNMSYMFYCCSSLTHKPNFDMSNVKEQEDMFEGCDKLGK